The sequence AGTTGGAGAAtccaaataagaaaacaaaaatggaaaaaatgggAAATTGGAGGTAAAGCAGAGTGAATGATATTCAGAAGCTGAAGATTTCTTTGATTCTCTTTCAATTTAAATCTTTCGATTGAGCCCGGAAACAATGAAAGCAACAGGGCCCAAAAAatataagcaaaaaaaaaaaaaaaaaaaaaattaaaaaggggaaaaatatatatacaagtctacaacttttctttttcctcttccagtccTCCTTGGATGCCAAGAAAATGCTAAATCGGGATTTTTTATCCACACCCGAGAACAATCTCGTAGAATTAAAGATGATGTAGAACCTTGCCCTCTGCTCCTTCACAAGCCTAGCGCACTTTCGGTAAAAGTACAACTTCCCTGTGGAGAAGTCTACATGAAAGGAGCAGTGGAGGAGTGGCTTCTAGATGACCCTTCTTTCTTCAAAAGTTTCCACTTCTCATCAAAGTAAAACGGTGGTGGAGCACTGGGTGCACAATTACTGGAAGATGGGGAAGCCATGAACGTACATGCTACTCAATTTGCTGcagtaaaataaaacaaactacTTTAGTTTCCCACTTGAAACACACCGTATCAATATTCACATTCCCATGTCATCTTCGGTGCGCATGCGCAAAATTAcctaaagaataaaattacGATGCCTCTCAATTTTGACCGTTTTATTTGACCGttgatcaaatttttttttatttgatgattaaagaaatgattttaagtatttttttattttttaaaaatatttaaatgtattaaaaaaatatgaaaaaaaatacttgatagttaaggaaatgattttaaatatattttttttattttttaaaaatatttaaatatattaaaaaaaaataggtcggCGTAGAAGCCCCACTATTACCTAAAATAAGacttttccaaataaaaatcgTGTTACAACAGCAACATGGAAAGCGTTGCATATGACTTGCAGGGGAAAGTCTACGAAAACTGCGTCCAACACCAACCTCAATTGTTGCAAAATCTAGACCGTATGTCCACAACGTGGCTTACTATAGTTCTCTTGCTTTGTGCCGAACAATCCCAGCTTTCTTCTACAAAATTCTGCCCCCCCTCACTCCATCGGTGCAAAATCTAGAACAATTTTCTGGCTTCCAACGCACCAATCTACTACTCATTATTCAGTAACCATGGCAGGAAGAATTTTCAACCTCTCACAAGTTGAACGACACAGATCAAAGAAAGATTGCTGGCTTGTCATCAATGGCAGAGTaaatccctccctccctccccctctctctctctctctctctctctctccgtgaGAACTGACTCGTATTTTTTATCGGGTATtgttagatggaggggcgcccacgagGGGCAAAGTCATGCGTTACTGCCTTTTCAATTCAATTGAAGGTTGGCCTTTAAGGCtagccgtgcataggaggactatatatagtcctctttaattgtatttttaacaccatctgaaaagtaaaaaaaagactctctctctttttgttctctcttgataaaatacttaagctgtagatttgttaagtgttactctagttctaTATTACGTGGTACACTTTCGTCACTAAGAgaaaacgcttggagtttatctaTCTGAAAAAACTTATAGAATAATTCTTTAAGCTGAATTTGAGGTACTTTTCTACTGTATATTCTAACAGGTATTGAACGTGACAAAGTTTTTGACGGAACACCCAGGAGGGGAGGAGGTGTTGATGGAGTCGGCAGGGAAGGACGCCTCcaaggagtttgaggatgttgGACACAGCAAGGGAGCTCAAAGCTTGCTCCGAAAATACCAGGTGGGTGTTCTTCAAGGACACATATTCCAAGACGGAGACTCCAAGGAAGTTGCCTACGAGGAATCCGAGAACAAAGCAGAGATGACTGCTTTTGTGATCAAGCATGACCGACTGTCCAAGTTTGTGGCTCTCCTCCTCGAGTTCTTCGTCCCTTTCTTGATTGGTGCCTCCTATTTCTGTTACAGATACTTCACCAGAGCAACCTAGATCGCCAATCAGATCATCTTCCTCTAATAATATGGATGAAAGTGGTTAATATTTTGGCCAGAGCACCACTTTCTGTCTATACTGTCGGTCAACTGTTTTGGCCAGATTTTTATTGGATTTACcgtatgaataatgatatacatacaatatattatacaatacattacacaataatattataaaatgagagtatttttataaaatgatattattttataaaatattttataaaaatactcctcatttaaaacatagttatataaattttagtaaaaaatgttgtgtttaaatcattttccttcatgTATTACGTTTCATTAAACTcatgttagatacagttttagaatGTATAAGTCAtgcacattatttaaaaaaaagaaaattatatataccatactaccatctcactttcatcccactaaatataatgtgacatatttattatcattaaatgatcatttattgcatactTCTGTATCATCTAGTAGTGATGAATGTGTCACATACCACttagtatgattaaaatatgatgagagtgtggtatataacattactctttaagTGTTAGATGTAGTTTTGATGTGAATcccaaatttatcttttttttttttttttaaatagtgtaCAAGACTTGCACACTTTTAATATGTAGAGAGAAGTGCTACAATTACAAAGAAAtcctacaaaagtaaacttacaaactgacatggttttatatgatacattagatctactttacaacaaaaataactttacaatctaatatactgcatcaaaccatatcaatttataaatttacttttataaaatctttttatggctaaaacatttcttaATATGAATGTTCGTTAGATGAATTTGGACAAAGTATGGACTTACTAGGGTTGTGCATGTGACCCGATCACCCGTTGGATCCGATGAGACTCACCCGATCCGACCCAACTTTTTATCGGGTTATAATCTAAGCGGGTCTCCAACCCGAAAAATAGCGGGTTCATATTTTGGATGTCAACCCGTCCGAGCTTTTTGAGTATAAAAGTATACTTTCTTCTCATACCTGAGCCAAAGCAGCCCCTGAGCAATATGCTCAGTAAAGTTGTTCTCCCACAACTACAACACCTCCAGCTCTAGCATGACGAAATATCGAGGATTGAAATGCTTAAGCAGAAGAATCGGAGAGGCAACAGGTTGAGGAAGAGAGAGTGCTCTTGGCACTGGAAATGACAATCGAGTGCGTATGAGGTGATGCAGCATGCTTATCTGTGTCGACCCATTTGTCCAATATGaagattgaagaaaatgaaaataaagcaAAGAGAACCACTAAGAAGCCGGAAGAAAGtattagtgaaaaaaaaaattggatttgttATGTAGAGAAGAAATTCACATGCTTTTTTGagtttactatttttttttaattgaaaaggTCGAAAAAAGCTTCAACACattaaaatctgaaaaccatttcaagtttttaacaataTCTAAACTGGAGAATCCCAACCCTTACTGATTTACTCTTCCTTGGTTGTAGAACCAATTCACCTTGTTGTGCTTTCTTGCATACCTCTGATTTCTCAAAAACTTCGGATCCATCCC comes from Juglans microcarpa x Juglans regia isolate MS1-56 chromosome 8S, Jm3101_v1.0, whole genome shotgun sequence and encodes:
- the LOC121244650 gene encoding cytochrome B5-like gives rise to the protein MAGRIFNLSQVERHRSKKDCWLVINGRVLNVTKFLTEHPGGEEVLMESAGKDASKEFEDVGHSKGAQSLLRKYQVGVLQGHIFQDGDSKEVAYEESENKAEMTAFVIKHDRLSKFVALLLEFFVPFLIGASYFCYRYFTRAT